One genomic segment of Phalacrocorax carbo chromosome Z, bPhaCar2.1, whole genome shotgun sequence includes these proteins:
- the RPS23 gene encoding small ribosomal subunit protein uS12, with amino-acid sequence MGKCRGLRTARKLRSHRRDQKWHDKQYKKAHLGTALKANPFGGASHAKGIVLEKVGVEAKQPNSAIRKCVRVQLIKNGKKITAFVPNDGCLNFIEENDEVLVAGFGRKGHAVGDIPGVRFKVVKVANVSLLALYKGKKERPRS; translated from the exons ATGG GGAAGTGCCGAGGGCTCCGTACGGCTCGGAAGCTCCGCAGCCACCGCCGCGACCAGAAGTGGCACGACAAGCAGTACAAGAAGGCCCACCTCGGGACGGCGCTGAAGGCCAACCCCTTCGGCGGCGCCTCCCACGCCAAGGGGATCGTCCTGGAGAAAGT TGGAGTAGAAGCTAAACAGCCCAACTCTGCCATCAGGAAATGTGTGAGAGTTCAGCTGATTAagaatggcaaaaaaataacagcttttgTTCCCAACGATGGCTGTCTGAACTTCATTGAG GAGAACGATGAAGTCCTGGTCGCTGGTTTCGGTCGGAAGGGTCATGCTGTTGGTGACATTCCTGGAGTTCGCTTCAAGGTTGTCAAAGTAGCCAATGTTTCTCTGTTGGCCTTGTacaagggcaagaaggagaggCCAAGATCATAA